The Meles meles chromosome 12, mMelMel3.1 paternal haplotype, whole genome shotgun sequence genomic sequence GATGACACcttcctcccatccaagtactaaccaggcccgaccctgcttagcttccaagatcagacgagatcgggcgcgttcagggtggtatggccatagacgaGATGACACCTTCCTATAAGCAGCAGACCTTATAGGAAATTTCATGCACACTTAGGACGTGTATTTTATAGGATATaagttaaaagttttaaaaatcaaggcgcctgggtagctcagtcgttcagcatctgcctttggctcaggtcacagtcacagggtgctgggactgagtcccacattgggctaccctccctgctcagtggtgagtcagttttggattctctttccctctgcccctccccctgctcaaactcactctctctctctcaaataaacaaatcttaaaaaaaaaggggggggtgtcATTGGAAATCCAAAACGTCTTTACTATTATAGCAACGCAACGTTGGAGCCACAACTCCACCCCTCTGTAAGAAAAGAGGcacagctggggcacctgggtggctcagagggttaaagcctctgccttcggttcaggtcatgatcccggggccctgggatcgggcccgcgtcgggctctctccttggtggggagcctgcttcctcccctctctctctctctctgccggcctctctgcctacttgtgatctctctctgtcgaataaatagataaaatctttaaaaaaaaaaaaaaagaaaagaggcacAGCTAAAATACAACCCAGGAGACCACCTTTTATTGAACACAAATGCACCACATAAGAAATTCTACCCAGgctgggacacctaggtggctggGCTGAGGGTTCgtcttttgattttggctcaggcgaTGATCTCAAGATGGTGAactgagccctgggttgggccctgtgttgggtgtggagtctccttagaattctctctcctcctcgccctctgtcccttccctcccctcacactctcttgctctctctcaaaagaataaaatagataaataaatataaataaactaaaaatgttagggacgcctgggtggctcagttggttaagcagctgccttcggctcaggtcatgatcccagcatcctgagatcgagtcccacatggggctctttgctcggcagggagcctgcttctccctgtgcctctgcctgccagtgctcactctcgctctctctctctctgacaaataaataaataaataaaaacaacaacaaaactaaaaattttaaaaaagaaattctacctAATTGCTTGCAAGTGTTTCTACACTGAACAGAGCCGATCCTCAAGGTAAATTCGTTGCTAGTTTTCCTGCTTCCCATCCATCTCGTCAACTTAGGAGGAATGGGCAACAGTCCTGTGGGCCGCCTGGCTGCCCTGCTTGCGAGAAGGCCCACCTGGAGAGCATGGCTGTGTAGGCATCACCGGCGTGGCCCTGCTCCCGGTTCTTCTTCACAGCAGGGGAGACATCCTTCCTCACTCTGACAAGATCCTCCACGGTGTTGAAGGATAGCTTAACATAATTCCGCTTCAAACCGACCAAGTGATTTGGCTACAAAGTGTAAGATTGTGCTCATGAGTTCAAGAGGAAAAGGACTTTATTGGGGTAAGAAAATAAGGGAACAACAACTCAAGGCTGAGCAAAAAAGTTGGCAAGTCCAAAGCATCTTATCCAATTCTGCATGTGGCACAACTAAACCACTAACGTTCTCTAAGAGGACATATGGACAGTCACCAAACCCATCATCTGTATACCACCCCCCAGGTGCTAAACTTGACCTCTTCCCAGCTCTACCCCAGAGGCAGGACAGACCAGCCTCATTCACCCTGAAGCATCCAGGTGATACTCACCAAGTCCAGGTCCTCCTTGGGAATGGTCTCTATTTTAGCAATTTTACCCTGAAACTTCTTGGAGAGAAAAGATGAAACTTCTCGTTCACAACCCTAAATCGAGATCAGAATGAAAGGACTTCCTATCAGTAAGATCTATTGTCTTCCTTGCCCATTTCTCTAGAGGCCTCTCTACTTTCAGTCCTGAAACTCCCCCATAAAATGAAGCATCGGCCGCGTGACCTGATTCTACACAGCGGGCTTACCTTCCTGGTTGCAATGTAGAAGTACGGCTTATAGGGCAAGGCCACCTGTAAGAGCCACCAACCCATGCAGGGGTgatgagaaagaagaaggagaaaagtgaGACCAGCTGTTTGCCGCTATACCCACAAGTCTCTTACAAGATGACACGGTCCAGAATTAGCAGCTGCACAGACGGCAAGAGCAAAGTCTGAGAGACAGTCCTTCCAAGCTGGTTCTCTTATGACATCTCGGACGGTGACCCTGTGGCTCCAAGGGGCCCATGTCTCCAGAGGCTTCGGGCAGCTGCACACCAGAAGCCTCTCAGCCCCTCTTCTTCTAGAACACCTGCCATTCTGGACCCAGCTACGTCTCACCAATGAGTGGGTCTTAGGTTCTTGGGGTTCGAGACCTTACCTTAAATCTGCTCCCGTCATCTTGAATAAAGTAGTAATCCACTGCACTGACTAAGCGTTTGTCTTCATCTAAAATCTCAGTCTATGAGAGAATCAGTCAACACAGGCACAAAGTCATCCTCTAGGCAGTACAAGAACCCTCTTGCTCCTACTCTTTGGGAAACTGAGCAGAGAAACCAACTCTTTCTCCATCCCCACATAAACATTCCCTGTCCACTAGAACTGCATCACAACACCTGCCAAGCGAGgctttctctcaatctctccctcATTCTTGAAAACTTTTTATGGGTTAACAGGGAACCCCCTCAGCCTTGTTTTCCCCGTAGCCTCTTTACAGTCCGGTGATgctgaagaagaaaggaggagagctACCCTCGATCCCACCGCCACCTGCGCCGCCCACTCTTCAAAGGCCTAAGCCGCTAGGAGGGCGCAGCTGCCCAGGTGCTTACAGGGTGCATGTTGATAAGCCAGCCTGTCTTCTCGCCGGGCTCCTTGAGTCTCTCAAAGCCAAACCGCAAATCCATCCTATCTGTCCACTGGCTGCGCTCCAGGCGCTTAAGTGCTGAGACGGAGGAAGAGGGGCCATCGTCCCTGAatgaaaggaggagggaaatCCTGTCTTCACTGATCATGACTCTATTCCTGCAACCTCAGTGCACCCAGTGTAAGCACTTTGGATGCAACAGTGGATGCACCCCCGAAAAACCTCGTATTTGGCAAAAACAGTTCATCAAAGTAACAAGAGTCATCGGAAACATGACTGGGGCAGGAACCTCAAAACCCGTTCAACTCTGTAACCAGAACACTAATAAAAAAGGGCACCAAGGCTAGATGCTGCTGCCTCAGGGGATATTAAAAACgcacaggggggcgcctgggtggctcagtgggttaagccactgccttcggctcaggtcatgatctcggggtcctgggatcgagtcccacatcgggctctctgcttggcagggagcctgcttctctctctctctctctctgcctgcctctctgcctacttgtgatctctctatgtcaaataaataaataaaatctttaaaaaaaaaaaaaaacgcacaggggcgcttgggtggctcagtcagctcagtgtctgacttgatcttggctcaggtcatgatctcagggtcatgaaactgagtctctctcccccctccctctgcccccttcctgggcatttatcccagaagaaagaaaactctttCATACAAAAACTCATGTGgggggggagggcgcctgggtggctcagtgggttaaagtttctgccttcggctcaggtcatggcctcagggtcctgggatcgtgtcccacattgggctccctgcttggctaggagcctgcttcccttcctctctctgcctgtcgctctgcctacgtgttatctctgtcaaataaataaaataaaatcttaaaaaaaaaaaaaaactcatgtgTGAACATTCATACCACTTCACTCATTATAGCCAAAACGTGGAAACAACCGAGACATTACCTGCGGATAAATAATAATTAACTTAGGGTATATCCATCCCATGGAAGACTATCcgtcaacaaaacagaagaaaggtaTTGATGCATGCAATTACTTGGATGGATCTCAAGGGAATTacgctgagtgaaaaaagccaaccTGACTTTTTATAATTTGACTTATAACCTGACTTAAGTAGaattcttgaaataaaattagAGGTTGAGGCTAGATTCATGGCTGCATGgatgaggaagagggaggaatgaAGGTGGCTGTGGCTCTGAAAGGGTAGCATGAGGGATCCTGGGGACAGAACTGTCCTGTGTCTTGACTGTGGTGGTCACAAACACACAATGTGCACAGAACTAAATACACTCGCATACATAACCGCGTGTCCATGCATCGCTCGAACAGCCATTTCCTTCTTTTGACCTAGTATTCTAGTAACCAAGATGTTACCACTGGGGGAACTGGCTTACAGGTGGATGGGATCTCtgtgtcatttcctttttttttttttaagatactatttatttatttgacaagagcacaagcagggggagcagcaaggagaaagggagaagcgggctccctctgagcagggagcctgggctccatcccaagaccctgtgatcatgacatgagctcaaggcagacgcttaacgaactgagacacccaggcatctccTCTCTGTGTGACTCCTTAAACTGCATGAGAATCTACaattaactcaaaacaaaaaagcgttctttgtattttcatttatttttaaaatgacagttcTCCAGTGCATCATTGGTGTGTTTCCTGGTAAAATGAAGTTAAGGATATCTACCACACAAGACTTTCATGCATATTGCAACAACGAAAACAGCAAAGCTGGCAGCATAGtgcaaaacaagcaaaaaaaaggagggggggcaAGAATTTTGATGACCAATTTGGACTGGATTCTAGTTCTGCCAAAAAAACAAGCAGTGACGAATCATGCGCATAGGATAAGCACATGGGGTTCTCTGTACGCGGTGCGAACGCAACAAACAGCACCTGCAGTTTGTATTAAAGATCAACAGGACAAGGAAATACTACTTCTGTCGTCTACAAGTGCACTTCCACAACGGACACATGATCTGAAAGAAACTACTTGAACCACCTGCTCTGACTTGTTTCCATTCACAAGCGTCTGCCCAGGACGCGCGCACTGAcgcctgtcccctcccctgtggGGCATCCACCTCAAAGACGCCCCCCAGCACGGGGGCCGGTCCCACTCACACACCTCCCAGTCCCCGCACGGCCCCTGGGGTCGGCCCCGGAGGTCGTCCTAGCGCAAGCACACCGCCCAGTTCCCCCTACCGCCCCCGGACCCGCCCCGCGGGGACACCGTCTCGTCCCCGCACGGCCCCGGGCTGCCACGCGCATACCGTCCGGTCCCGGCACCGTCCCGGGCCCCACCCCGCGCGAGCCGGGAGCGAGAGGAGGCGAGGAGCGCGCGCTGTGACTGCAGCGAGGCCGGTCTCCCCCGCGCCCGGGTCTGCAGGCACCGAGAGGCGGCTCGGTCAGCTCCGGCTTCCACAGAGCCGTCTGTCCTCCGTGCGCGGAAAGCAAGGCGAGCGCAGGAGGACCGCGCCGTTGGGAGACGGCCTGAGGAGGACCCCGCCTCGGCTGAGCGCCAGGAGCTCCGCACGAGGCAGGCCCGCCCGCCGCCCCTCACCGCCCCTCACCGCCCCTCACCGGCTGGCCTCGCCGTCCGGGCCCGGCTCCGTGCGCCGCCGCCCGGTGTTCCTCAGAACCATTGCGCCGTGCCCGAGCCACCGCCGCCGCTCTCCCGGAGAAATTTGGCGCGCTACCACCAACTCTCGCGAGAGAGCGAAGCGCCCGCCGCCCAATCGGGAGGCtcgccgcgccccgccccgccgagCGCCTATTGCAGCGGGCTCACGAGGGGAGGTGGCCGGATAGGGACTCCGGGAAAAGTGTGCGGACGCGCGCGCGGCGCATGGCGGGGTCTGCCCCGGGACGCAATGCGGGCCGCGGCGGGGCGGGAAATGGGAGGCCGTCCCCGCGCCCGAGCCGACCGGAGGCCGGGGCGGGAACCAGGGCTGCGGCGGAGCAGGGGAGGCGATGGCTCTGGCTGCGTCCAAGCTGCGGGCCCGGGAGGGGCTCGGGGCGCTGCCGCCGCGGGCGCTCGCCCAGTACCTGCGCCTCCTGCGGCTCTACCCGGTGCTCACCAAGGCGGCCACCAGGTCTGCACGGAGCGGCCGCGGAGGGGGTCCCCGGGCGGGGGGCGGCCCGGAGCTCGACCGGCCTCGGGGACGCAGCCCTGGAGACGCGCTCTCTGCGAAAGGCGAGACCCCGCGTGCCCCACAAAGCCCTGGACTGGCCGGAGGCTCCTTGTAGGCGGGTTTGTGCGTTTGGTTCTGACAGGTCATTGCCAGGGAGCCCGACCAAAGGAAGGCACCAAACGAGGGGGTCAGGCCCCCTGCCCTGGAGGTCCTCTCCCAAAGGTGCGTGGGAGCGGGCCGGAGGTCCACGTCCGGCCCTTCCGGGCGGTTGGCACCTGCGCTCGTTCCGAGGTCAGAGGCGTTCAGGTCCGTGCCTCCAGGGGCACGGGCAGCCCGGGCGGGGTGGCAGGTGTTCGCATTCCTTGTCTCGCAGCATTGCATTTGGGCGAAAGGTGACAAAAGCCGCCCCCCACCCGGGTCTGCTGGTTCCTTGCACCCTTTGATTTGGGATTTTAAACTTTATATGAGACATCGCTCTCCTTTGTTAGCTTCAATTAGTTAATTTTATAAGTTCGTCCCCTCTTATTAAGTGCAGCCTTTCATAAATATGGACAGCATGCTTTCGAGGTGTCGAGTACCAGCAGCAAGTAAGTAGGTAGGTAAGGTCCCTAACCCCCTGGGCTTTCTATTCTAGTGAGAAACTAGACAGGAAGTACAGAGATCTGAAGGAAGGGAATAGGCCGTGCAcgaagggaaagggaaagctcTCTGGGCAGAGGTAaccagtgcaaaggtcctgaggaaAAACAAGCTAACAATGGAGCAGTGGAAAGTCTCTGTTGCTGCAGAAAATGAACAGTGAGGAAGGGACCAGATGAGGAGGAGGTAGCCAAGGATCAGATTAAGGTCCTTACAGATATACAaagaattttggattttttaGCACACACAGCTTATCAGAAGGTATTGGAGTAACTGGGCCCATCTCCACCTTTCTACTGACATTTATGTTGTGGTAATTGTAGGTTTACATGCACTTGTGAGGAAAAAGACAGGGAGATCCCTTATACACTTTGCCCCGTCTCCCCCACTGGTAACATTTTGTAAAACTGCAGTGCAGCATCACACCCAGGACACTGGCATGggtgcagagtgtgtgtgtgtgagagagagagagagtgaagttCTACGTCTCCACTTTTTGATGTAGGGCCCATACACTGGGGCTGCTTTAGAAAGGAACCATCTCTCCCCGTCCCACGCTGCTCTCAGCTCAGCCGTGCTGATTACATTCGGGAACGGCCACCCTCCCGCTGCTTGCTCCTGTTCTCTGATTACATTTCTGTCCACAGTGGCATTTTGTCAGCACTTGGGAACTTCCTGGCCCAGATGATTGAGAAGAAGCGGGGAAAAGAAAACTGCTCTCAAAAGCTAGATGTCAGTGGGCCTCTCAGATATGCCGTTTATGGGTGAGTTCCACCACGGGGCTGGTCTACCCAGTAGCAGACTAATTGAAACAAAGCAAGGGTATCAAGACCAAGTTTCTGAAATAACCTAATTTGgagacataatttttaaaatgcattgaaATAGCATGGGAAAAAATCAGAACGCTGGATAACGTGAACTTGTGTTAGGCTGTTCGTTCTGAATTTCTCGGGTGGGGGTGGCAGCCTTCATTGGGCTGAGAATCTGAGGGCAGATAACTCACCTAAAACTCACTTAGCCTTCgacacagagacatgaaagaGGAAAACAGACGCAAGTATGGCcagctgtttccataattttcatAGTTTTAAGCATGCAGGAAATAAATACTTGGGCATCCTAAAAAGTGTCCAGTTTCTGAACCACTTGGAATTGAAAGAGCACAGAGATTCAGGGGTTTTACCAGTCAAGTCTTCCCTGAGTTCTCTGGCCAATGGTAGTGTCGGTATAGATggattattttaaagtcttttgcaTCAAGAGTCATTTTGTCAATTTAAACTTCACAAATATCACTTTGTGTTTATAAGCATATTGGTTGCGGTCATCACAACCTTTCCATAATGCAGTTAAAGCCAGTTGCCCTGGAGGGAAGGAATGCGTCCGAACCCCCTGGGCGGCATTACTCATTCACAGTTTCCATCTGCCAGACTTCTGTTTCCTCTTAAGGCCCCTGGCTAGCTCAGCGGGAGTCGGTACAGCATACAGCTCTTGGTCtcggggtcttgagttcaagccccaccctgggtgGAGAGAGCACCGAACAAAGAATAAATTCAGTTAAGAATCTGTTCCCTCTCACTAAGGAGCCCTGCTCTGCGCTACTTAACCTGTGGCAGGATGGGAAGCAACAGCTGAGAACCACTTGTGTAAGGACTTCCAGTGTCAAAATTGGGAAGACCCGTAGGTCCCTGCCAGTCTTTTCACTGCTGATTCCTACAGAGCTACAGGTCTGTCGCACCAGTAGCCGCAGTGCCTGGATTCAGTTCTGTCCCAGGTACCCTCCATTGGGGAATGCAAAGCAACAGTACTAACCAGCCCGTGCACAACGCCAGGACTCCCTCTTACTGACAGCCCAAGCAGGTTGGAGAAACTCTGACACCAGGGATGCATCCACTTACTATCCCTGAGCACCCTGTCTGAGCCAGGCCACGTACAGTGATTAGACAGGCACAACCCTGTCCTGCGACGTTTATGTCTGTCTGGCAGAGAgggcaccatttttttttttaagattttatttatttgacagatcacaaacagtcagggaggcaggcagagagagagaagggaggaagcaggctccctactgagcagagagcccgatgcggggctcgatcccaggaccctgggatcatgacctgagccgaaggcagaggctttaacccactgagccacccaggcgccccaatagggCACCATTTGATGTAACAAATGAGATCATGACACATAGTGACAGACTCTGAAGACAATGAAACAGGACCTGGGCTGGAGAGTGGCTGGGACAGTGGTGGGTTCATTGTCCAGAACAATCATGGAC encodes the following:
- the PXMP2 gene encoding peroxisomal membrane protein 2 isoform X1, which encodes MRAAAGREMGGRPRARADRRPGREPGLRRSRGGDGSGCVQAAGPGGARGAAAAGARPVPAPPAALPGAHQGGHQVCTERPRRGSPGGGRPGARPASGTQPWRRALCERRDPACPTKPWTGRRLLVGGGILSALGNFLAQMIEKKRGKENCSQKLDVSGPLRYAVYGFFFTGPLSHFFYLFMEHWIPSEVPLAGVKRLLLDRLLFAPAFLLLFFLIMSFLEGKDTAAVAVQIRRCFWPALRMNWQVWTPAQFVNINYVPLQFRVLFANLVSLFWYMYLASLGK
- the PXMP2 gene encoding peroxisomal membrane protein 2 isoform X3 — protein: MRAAAGREMGGRPRARADRRPGREPGLRRSRGGDGSGCVQAAGPGGARGAAAAGARPVPAPPAALPGAHQGGHQVIAREPDQRKAPNEGVRPPALEVLSQSGILSALGNFLAQMIEKKRGKENCSQKLDVSGPLRYAVYGFFFTGPLSHFFYLFMEHWIPSEVPLAGVKRLLLDRLLFAPAFLLLFFLIMSFLEGKDTAAVAVQIRRCFWPALRMNWQVWTPAQFVNINYVPLQFRVLFANLVSLFWYMYLASLGK
- the PXMP2 gene encoding peroxisomal membrane protein 2 isoform X2, with the protein product MALAASKLRAREGLGALPPRALAQYLRLLRLYPVLTKAATRSLPGSPTKGRHQTRGSGPLPWRSSPKGAWERAGGPRPALPGGWHLRSFRGQRRSGPCLQGHGQPGRGGSGILSALGNFLAQMIEKKRGKENCSQKLDVSGPLRYAVYGFFFTGPLSHFFYLFMEHWIPSEVPLAGVKRLLLDRLLFAPAFLLLFFLIMSFLEGKDTAAVAVQIRRCFWPALRMNWQVWTPAQFVNINYVPLQFRVLFANLVSLFWYMYLASLGK